A section of the Leptotrichia buccalis C-1013-b genome encodes:
- the yajC gene encoding preprotein translocase subunit YajC → MDKNSIVVILIYIVFMAVLILPTMLSNNKKKKQKAALLESLKVGDKITTVGGIQGTLVNIFTETVEMKIDKNARMTVLKSAIDRIEKK, encoded by the coding sequence ATGGATAAAAATTCAATAGTAGTAATATTAATTTACATTGTTTTTATGGCAGTATTAATTTTACCAACGATGCTTTCAAACAATAAAAAAAAGAAACAAAAAGCAGCATTATTGGAAAGCCTAAAAGTAGGAGATAAAATAACGACAGTTGGCGGTATACAAGGAACACTTGTAAACATTTTTACAGAAACTGTAGAAATGAAAATTGACAAAAATGCAAGAATGACAGTCTTAAAATCCGCTATTGACAGAATAGAAAAAAAATAA
- a CDS encoding phosphoglycerate kinase, translated as MAKKTLKDLDVKGKKVLVRVDFNVPIKDGVITNDNRITAALPTLKYILENGGKVIAFSHLGKVKEEADKASKTLAPVAKRLEELLGKPVKFIPETRGAELEAAVAELKDGEILMFENTRFEDLDGKKESKNDPELGKYWASLGDVFVNDAFGTAHRAHASNVGIASNIKDSAVGFLVEKEIEFIGGAVDNPERPLVAILGGAKVSDKIGVIENLLDKADKVIIGGGMMFTFLKAEGKNTGSSLLEADKVELAASLIKKAKEKNVELLLPIDTVVAKEFKNDTEFKTVSVDDIEDGWMGLDIGEASIKLFSDALVGAKTVVWNGPMGVFEMENFAKGTIGVCKAIAELSGAKTIIGGGDSAAAAIQLGFADKFSHISTGGGASLEYLEGKVLPGVDAISEK; from the coding sequence ATGGCTAAAAAAACGTTAAAAGATTTAGATGTAAAAGGTAAAAAAGTATTAGTAAGAGTTGACTTCAATGTACCAATAAAAGATGGAGTTATTACAAATGATAATAGAATTACAGCAGCACTTCCAACTTTAAAATATATTTTAGAAAATGGTGGAAAAGTAATCGCATTTTCTCACTTAGGAAAAGTAAAAGAAGAAGCTGATAAAGCATCAAAAACTTTAGCACCAGTTGCAAAAAGATTAGAAGAACTTTTAGGTAAACCTGTTAAATTTATTCCTGAAACAAGAGGAGCGGAATTAGAAGCAGCAGTTGCCGAATTAAAAGATGGAGAAATCTTAATGTTTGAAAACACTAGGTTTGAAGACTTAGACGGTAAAAAAGAATCTAAAAATGATCCTGAATTAGGAAAATATTGGGCATCACTTGGAGACGTTTTTGTAAACGACGCATTTGGAACTGCACATAGAGCACATGCTTCAAATGTAGGAATCGCTTCAAACATTAAAGATTCTGCAGTTGGATTCCTAGTAGAAAAAGAAATCGAATTTATCGGTGGAGCAGTTGACAATCCTGAAAGACCATTAGTTGCTATTTTAGGTGGAGCAAAAGTTTCTGATAAAATTGGTGTAATTGAAAACTTATTAGATAAAGCTGACAAAGTAATCATCGGTGGTGGAATGATGTTTACTTTCTTGAAAGCTGAAGGTAAAAACACAGGTTCTTCATTGTTAGAAGCTGATAAAGTGGAATTAGCCGCTTCATTAATCAAAAAAGCTAAAGAAAAAAATGTTGAATTGTTATTGCCAATTGATACAGTAGTAGCAAAAGAATTTAAAAATGATACAGAATTTAAAACAGTTTCTGTAGATGACATTGAAGATGGATGGATGGGATTAGATATAGGAGAAGCATCTATCAAATTATTCTCAGACGCTCTAGTTGGTGCAAAAACAGTAGTGTGGAATGGTCCAATGGGAGTATTTGAAATGGAAAACTTCGCAAAAGGGACAATTGGTGTATGTAAAGCAATCGCAGAATTATCTGGAGCTAAAACGATTATCGGTGGTGGAGATTCAGCAGCAGCAGCTATTCAATTAGGATTTGCTGACAAATTCTCACACATCTCAACTGGAGGAGGAGCATCGCTTGAATATTTGGAAGGAAAAGTATTACCAGGAGTAGATGCTATCTCAGAAAAATAA
- a CDS encoding GNAT family N-acetyltransferase, protein MKLKNEDLIFRFATENDAKEILEIYRPYVENTTITFEYEVPSVKEFKERIMKILEEYPYIVCEYDKKIIGYAYAHRVWSRAAYQWDAELSIYTNENYSGNGIGKKLYKMLMEILKLQNVVNVYGCVTYPNENSDKLHEYLGFNKVGIFKNAGYKFGKWIGVTWFEKAILEHCENPKPLKKILDVDKNKIKYIFKIVC, encoded by the coding sequence ATGAAGTTAAAAAATGAAGATTTAATTTTTAGATTTGCAACTGAAAATGATGCAAAAGAAATTTTAGAAATTTATAGACCTTATGTTGAAAATACAACTATTACTTTTGAATATGAAGTCCCTTCTGTAAAGGAATTTAAAGAAAGAATCATGAAAATTTTGGAGGAATATCCTTACATTGTTTGCGAATATGATAAAAAAATTATTGGCTATGCTTATGCACACAGAGTTTGGAGCAGGGCTGCATATCAGTGGGATGCGGAATTGTCTATTTATACTAATGAAAATTATTCTGGAAATGGAATTGGAAAAAAATTATATAAAATGCTAATGGAAATATTGAAATTACAAAATGTCGTAAATGTTTACGGCTGTGTAACTTATCCCAATGAAAATAGCGATAAACTGCACGAATACTTGGGCTTTAATAAAGTTGGAATTTTTAAAAATGCTGGATATAAATTTGGAAAATGGATAGGAGTCACTTGGTTTGAGAAGGCAATTTTAGAACATTGTGAAAATCCAAAGCCATTAAAAAAAATATTAGATGTTGATAAAAATAAAATAAAATATATTTTTAAGATTGTTTGCTAA
- a CDS encoding energy-coupling factor ABC transporter ATP-binding protein, producing the protein MSFITVKNLSFKYPNGTENVLNDVSLEVKKGEKVAIIGQNGAGKTTMVKMLNGLLKPVSGDVVVDDWNTKKYTVAKMSRKVGYVFQNPMDQIFHNNVYDEIAFGAKKLKYSPDEIKTMVENAIKLTELEKYQKENPYNLPYSLRKFVTIAAVIAMGSDVIVMDEPTAGQDFRGMRVLHNLIDELQKQGKTIITITHDMEFVVKNFDRVIVMTNGKVIADGDKRDIFWQFDTLEKSMVKQPYISDLAKEMEIGGKVLSVGEFVENYKK; encoded by the coding sequence ATGAGTTTTATTACTGTAAAAAATTTGAGTTTTAAATATCCGAATGGAACTGAAAATGTGCTTAATGATGTTTCTCTTGAAGTTAAAAAAGGGGAGAAAGTTGCGATTATTGGGCAAAATGGCGCTGGGAAAACAACGATGGTAAAAATGTTGAATGGACTTTTAAAGCCAGTAAGCGGAGATGTTGTTGTAGATGACTGGAATACAAAGAAATATACGGTTGCCAAAATGAGCCGAAAAGTCGGATATGTCTTTCAAAATCCGATGGATCAGATATTTCATAACAATGTTTACGATGAAATAGCCTTTGGAGCAAAAAAACTAAAATATTCTCCTGATGAAATAAAAACAATGGTGGAAAACGCTATAAAATTAACAGAGCTTGAAAAATATCAAAAGGAAAATCCATACAATTTACCGTATTCCTTGAGAAAATTTGTTACAATAGCCGCAGTAATTGCAATGGGATCAGACGTTATTGTGATGGATGAGCCGACAGCAGGGCAGGATTTTAGAGGAATGAGAGTTTTGCATAATTTGATTGACGAACTTCAAAAGCAAGGGAAGACAATTATTACAATAACTCATGATATGGAATTTGTAGTAAAAAATTTTGACAGGGTAATTGTAATGACAAATGGAAAAGTTATTGCTGATGGAGATAAACGTGATATTTTTTGGCAATTCGATACATTGGAGAAAAGCATGGTAAAACAGCCTTATATTAGTGATTTGGCTAAGGAAATGGAAATAGGTGGAAAAGTTTTGTCTGTGGGAGAATTTGTGGAAAATTATAAGAAATAA
- a CDS encoding macro domain-containing protein gives MKPKDLKNRIVLVKGDITEYPADVIVNAANSSLLGGSGVDGAIHRKGGKEITEDCMKIRASQGKCNIGEAVITRAGNMSFKNVIHTVGPVWQSGKNNEAKLFAEKLLKNAYISSLELAEKNKLKNISFPNISTGVYRFPKDLAAKTAINAVIEYLEKNDFIEKVNFVCFENENFEIYRKLLEEKGIL, from the coding sequence ATGAAACCAAAAGATTTGAAAAATAGAATCGTACTTGTAAAAGGCGATATTACCGAATATCCTGCCGATGTGATTGTCAATGCCGCAAATTCTTCCTTGCTTGGAGGCAGCGGCGTTGATGGTGCAATTCATAGAAAAGGCGGAAAGGAAATAACAGAAGATTGTATGAAAATACGTGCTTCTCAAGGGAAATGCAACATTGGGGAAGCTGTTATTACAAGAGCAGGAAACATGTCTTTCAAAAATGTAATTCACACAGTTGGGCCTGTCTGGCAGTCAGGAAAAAATAATGAAGCAAAATTGTTTGCAGAAAAATTGTTAAAAAATGCCTATATTTCAAGTTTAGAATTGGCTGAAAAAAATAAACTGAAAAATATTTCCTTTCCAAATATCTCGACAGGAGTGTACAGATTTCCAAAAGATTTAGCTGCAAAAACGGCTATTAATGCTGTGATAGAATATTTGGAGAAAAATGATTTTATAGAAAAAGTAAATTTTGTATGTTTTGAAAATGAAAATTTTGAGATTTATAGAAAGTTATTGGAAGAGAAAGGGATTTTATGA
- a CDS encoding energy-coupling factor ABC transporter ATP-binding protein, which translates to MGYFKIENVNYKYPLEDKQALKNINIEIKKGEFWAVIGKNGSGKTTFCNMLRRFVPDFYKGELTGKITLEDKELKDYSQKELVQKIGFVFQNPFTQISGVKDTVFEEIAYGLENLGLEKEEIISKVEKILKLLEIEKLRERNPYDLSGGQKQRVALASIIAMDPDILVIDEPTSQLDPKGTEDIFKIINLMANEGKTIILVEHKLELIAEYAQNILVLDEGEIILSGKAEEVLNNKILLEKEIGMTQYSILAYELEKARKVEFEEIPITKEKTVELLKK; encoded by the coding sequence ATGGGTTATTTCAAAATAGAAAATGTGAACTACAAATATCCGCTTGAAGATAAACAAGCTTTGAAAAATATTAATATCGAGATAAAAAAAGGCGAATTTTGGGCTGTAATTGGAAAAAATGGGAGCGGGAAAACGACGTTTTGCAATATGTTGAGGCGGTTTGTTCCTGATTTTTATAAAGGGGAACTGACAGGAAAAATAACGCTGGAAGATAAAGAACTGAAAGATTATTCTCAAAAGGAACTTGTGCAGAAAATTGGGTTTGTATTTCAGAATCCATTTACACAGATTAGCGGGGTTAAAGATACTGTTTTTGAAGAAATTGCTTATGGACTTGAAAATCTGGGTTTAGAAAAAGAAGAGATAATTTCCAAAGTTGAAAAAATATTGAAATTGCTTGAAATTGAAAAATTGCGTGAAAGAAACCCTTACGATTTGTCTGGCGGACAAAAGCAAAGAGTGGCACTTGCCTCAATTATCGCAATGGATCCTGATATTCTAGTTATTGACGAGCCAACTTCACAGCTTGATCCAAAAGGAACAGAAGATATTTTCAAAATTATAAATTTAATGGCAAATGAAGGAAAGACAATTATTTTGGTTGAGCATAAATTGGAATTAATAGCAGAATATGCTCAAAATATACTTGTCCTTGATGAAGGGGAAATAATTTTGAGTGGAAAAGCGGAAGAAGTTTTAAATAATAAAATTTTGCTGGAAAAGGAAATTGGTATGACACAATATTCTATACTTGCCTATGAACTTGAAAAAGCGAGAAAAGTTGAGTTTGAAGAAATTCCTATAACCAAGGAAAAGACAGTGGAATTATTGAAAAAATAA
- a CDS encoding energy-coupling factor transporter transmembrane component T, translating to MKKDFFKQLYPLTKLFLSLTLILSAFIVPSYIYGYSMIIICGIIVSLENKSKVYCKRIFFSLFWLFTAIFIIQSIFLPSGEVWMKFGFISIYKEGVMKAVNLTSKLTAVVSALTMLTLITPVKTFTLALEKKGLNPKAAFILMLTLQMIPEMKKQANVIMDSQKARGVETEGNVFVRAKALIPVFIPLVLSSIANTEERAIMLEARGFSIGEKRTILYDIEETKNDKIMKIMLAIFIVLCIVWRVLWVISK from the coding sequence ATGAAAAAAGATTTTTTTAAACAGCTTTATCCATTAACAAAATTATTTTTATCTTTAACGCTGATACTATCAGCATTTATTGTCCCAAGCTATATTTACGGCTATTCAATGATAATAATCTGTGGAATTATTGTTTCTCTTGAAAATAAGTCAAAAGTTTACTGCAAAAGAATATTTTTTAGCTTATTCTGGCTTTTTACAGCGATATTCATTATTCAAAGTATTTTTCTGCCATCAGGTGAAGTGTGGATGAAATTTGGTTTTATCTCGATTTACAAGGAAGGCGTTATGAAAGCCGTAAATTTGACTTCTAAACTGACAGCTGTTGTTTCTGCTTTGACAATGTTGACTTTAATAACTCCTGTCAAAACTTTTACGCTCGCACTTGAAAAAAAAGGATTAAATCCAAAAGCTGCATTTATTTTGATGCTTACTTTGCAAATGATACCTGAAATGAAAAAACAGGCAAATGTCATTATGGATTCACAAAAGGCAAGAGGAGTTGAAACTGAAGGAAATGTCTTTGTCAGGGCAAAAGCGCTTATTCCTGTTTTTATTCCGCTTGTACTTTCTTCAATTGCTAATACTGAGGAACGGGCAATTATGCTTGAAGCACGTGGATTTTCGATTGGAGAAAAGAGAACAATATTGTATGATATAGAAGAAACAAAAAATGATAAAATAATGAAAATTATGCTGGCTATTTTTATAGTGCTATGTATTGTGTGGAGGGTTTTATGGGTTATTTCAAAATAG
- a CDS encoding histidine kinase, whose protein sequence is MKSLKEDFSLMSSLLIPVAVAINFTGFGIAKLLQVPIFLDSIGTVFISLIAGPWVGMVTAVITSLITGSFSPEYFAFMPVAIIMALGMGFLARFKMKNIVTKTFVCAFCLVFIAIVVSAPIIVLVYGGNTGNSTFGITTFFLATGQNIWTAVFSTNFITETTDKIITAIVAMAIIKAMSPRYLVKFKYGENYIKEDK, encoded by the coding sequence ATGAAAAGTTTAAAAGAGGATTTTTCTTTAATGTCAAGTTTGTTGATACCCGTAGCGGTAGCTATTAATTTTACAGGATTTGGGATTGCAAAATTATTGCAAGTGCCAATATTTCTAGATTCGATTGGGACAGTATTTATTAGCCTTATAGCAGGGCCTTGGGTGGGAATGGTAACAGCTGTTATTACAAGTCTGATTACTGGAAGTTTTTCTCCTGAATATTTTGCATTTATGCCAGTGGCTATAATTATGGCACTTGGTATGGGATTTTTGGCAAGATTTAAAATGAAGAATATTGTAACAAAAACATTTGTATGTGCATTTTGTCTTGTATTTATTGCGATAGTTGTATCTGCACCAATAATAGTTCTAGTTTATGGTGGAAATACAGGAAATTCTACATTTGGAATAACTACATTTTTCTTAGCGACAGGTCAGAATATATGGACAGCTGTTTTTAGTACAAATTTTATTACAGAAACAACTGATAAAATAATAACGGCAATAGTTGCAATGGCGATAATTAAAGCTATGTCTCCAAGATATTTAGTAAAATTTAAATATGGGGAAAATTATATTAAGGAAGATAAATAA
- the aphA gene encoding acid phosphatase AphA yields the protein MKKALLFLFAASVVFAAGPKVPYTHEGFYSTDKVQKAVHFVSVDDIKKSLEGKGPINVSFDIDDTLLHSSGYFIYGQHYFQIPGDKRGAVSYLYNQKFWDYVAENGDEHSIPKQSAKDLIKMHLERGDNVFFITGRTKHSKDKNYTSTKLSKTLQRYFELPKEVYVEYTADTPTGGYKYDKSFYIKKHNVSIHYGDSDDDILAARELGIRGIRVQRAYNSTNPQKMNGGYGEEVLINSAW from the coding sequence ATGAAAAAAGCATTATTATTTTTATTTGCTGCATCTGTAGTATTTGCAGCAGGACCAAAGGTTCCTTATACTCATGAGGGATTTTATTCAACAGATAAAGTTCAAAAAGCTGTTCATTTTGTCTCTGTTGATGATATTAAGAAAAGTTTGGAGGGTAAAGGTCCAATTAATGTAAGTTTTGATATTGATGACACATTGCTTCATTCAAGCGGATATTTTATCTACGGACAACATTATTTCCAAATTCCAGGAGATAAGAGAGGTGCCGTAAGTTATCTTTATAACCAGAAATTCTGGGATTATGTAGCTGAAAATGGAGATGAACACTCAATTCCAAAACAATCTGCAAAAGATTTAATCAAAATGCACTTGGAAAGAGGAGACAACGTATTTTTCATCACAGGAAGAACAAAACATTCAAAAGATAAAAACTACACTTCTACAAAACTTTCTAAAACATTGCAAAGATACTTTGAACTGCCAAAAGAAGTTTACGTAGAATACACAGCCGATACACCAACAGGTGGCTACAAATATGACAAATCATTCTACATCAAAAAACACAATGTTTCCATCCACTACGGTGACAGCGATGACGATATCCTAGCTGCAAGAGAGTTAGGAATCAGAGGAATCAGAGTTCAAAGAGCTTACAACTCTACAAATCCACAAAAAATGAATGGTGGCTATGGAGAAGAAGTTCTAATAAACTCTGCATGGTAA
- a CDS encoding vWA domain-containing protein — protein sequence MKKIFNLVIFLLLSLSIIPAPKTKKTTIKKNQEKMELIFILDKSGSMGGLESDTIGGFNSMLEKQKKAKNRNTYVTTVLFDNEYKLLYSHTSISEVKPLTEKEYSPGGTTALLDAIGRTISQVKSEQARLSSKDKAKKVLFVIITDGMENASKEYNLTTVRRLIEAQNKNEKWEFIFLGANIDAIGTAENLGIKKSRAVQYKSDSIGTQNNYRAVEKAIDGVRAGYLDESWKLEIEKDVQNRGK from the coding sequence ATGAAAAAAATTTTTAACTTAGTTATTTTTCTGCTTTTAAGTCTGTCCATTATCCCTGCTCCAAAAACAAAAAAAACTACTATCAAAAAAAATCAGGAAAAAATGGAACTTATATTTATTCTGGATAAAAGCGGTTCAATGGGCGGATTAGAATCCGACACAATTGGAGGATTCAATTCAATGCTGGAAAAACAGAAAAAAGCGAAAAATAGAAACACGTATGTTACAACCGTTCTATTTGACAATGAATATAAATTATTATACAGCCATACTTCAATATCAGAAGTAAAACCGCTAACTGAAAAAGAATATTCTCCAGGTGGAACTACTGCCCTTTTAGACGCAATTGGAAGAACTATTTCACAAGTAAAATCTGAACAGGCAAGATTAAGCAGCAAAGACAAAGCAAAAAAAGTTTTATTCGTAATAATTACTGACGGAATGGAAAATGCAAGTAAAGAATACAACTTAACTACAGTAAGAAGACTAATAGAAGCACAAAATAAAAATGAAAAATGGGAATTTATATTCTTAGGAGCAAATATAGATGCAATAGGAACAGCAGAAAATCTAGGAATAAAAAAATCAAGAGCCGTACAATACAAATCTGACAGCATCGGAACTCAAAACAACTACAGAGCAGTAGAAAAAGCAATAGACGGAGTAAGAGCAGGATATTTAGACGAAAGCTGGAAACTAGAAATAGAAAAAGATGTTCAAAATCGAGGAAAATAA
- a CDS encoding TetR/AcrR family transcriptional regulator: MERKKGKKNQKRKKILDKAWELFRKNGYEETKVEDITRELGVSKGSFYTYFKTKDEVLYEILERIKKENEERISKINVNQEPSKILEDYVISKMNYIVKLLNNMKISSINRNLSNSKLKNFFEELKKVSIEFIKKNIVEKFNKINGNKYNLEIISEFVYLAIEEFLYNEFVLKNFKNLESSDFINIENTDEFENSLKEVIKFINNAFK, encoded by the coding sequence TTGGAAAGAAAAAAAGGGAAAAAAAATCAGAAAAGAAAAAAAATATTAGATAAGGCATGGGAATTGTTTAGGAAAAATGGGTATGAAGAAACGAAAGTGGAAGATATCACTAGGGAACTGGGAGTTTCAAAAGGGAGCTTTTATACTTATTTTAAGACAAAAGATGAAGTTCTGTATGAAATTTTGGAAAGAATAAAAAAAGAAAATGAGGAAAGAATTAGTAAAATTAATGTTAATCAGGAGCCTAGTAAAATTCTGGAAGATTATGTTATCAGTAAAATGAATTATATTGTTAAACTTCTCAATAATATGAAAATAAGCAGTATTAATAGAAATCTTTCAAATTCAAAACTAAAAAACTTTTTTGAAGAATTGAAAAAAGTATCAATTGAATTTATAAAAAAAAATATTGTTGAAAAATTTAACAAAATAAATGGAAATAAGTATAATTTGGAAATTATATCCGAATTTGTATATTTGGCGATAGAAGAATTTTTATACAATGAGTTTGTTTTGAAAAATTTTAAAAATTTAGAAAGTAGCGACTTTATAAATATTGAAAATACTGATGAATTTGAAAATTCATTGAAGGAAGTAATAAAATTTATAAATAATGCATTCAAATAA
- a CDS encoding TolC family protein, protein MNKNRIKLLTALLLLLSGISSFAQKITIQEAAEMAVKNNKDIKVGMLEVEQGQIDVDRSWKKKFFTVSYNASANAHFKDILTKNVLTKTGESYQHYVSLSQPIYTGGKLKLGNEISKDNLKLAELKLDKTKKDTILSTVQAYIDVYDAISTLGVLQKSKEALDENYKIQTEKYNLRMVTKPEYREAERGVKDMEAQIVQQQGNIEIAKESLGILIGIPDSKNIEIVPFGVEDNFTKTVDLKQDLEKLQTLNTEYKIAQKQIDITKKNVKLEKASFMPTINGTINYGALNAKNKPKKLFETKEFTSVAGVTFSWDIFDWGRRKDNVKYAEKTQEISEVKSEQTLDLVKANMRKTYYQLQALEKSLEALKVAVEKAEETYELEKERYKYNLITMNNLLDAEAKLRLSRVNYANSKLKYYYLVSQYGAFLD, encoded by the coding sequence ATGAACAAAAATAGAATAAAACTGCTAACGGCATTATTACTTTTACTATCTGGAATTTCCAGTTTTGCACAAAAAATTACGATACAGGAAGCTGCAGAAATGGCAGTAAAAAACAATAAGGACATCAAGGTAGGAATGCTGGAAGTGGAACAGGGACAGATTGATGTGGACAGAAGCTGGAAAAAGAAATTTTTTACAGTAAGCTACAATGCTTCGGCAAATGCGCATTTTAAAGATATTTTGACTAAAAATGTCTTGACCAAGACAGGAGAATCATATCAGCATTATGTATCGTTATCACAGCCAATTTATACAGGCGGAAAATTAAAATTGGGAAATGAAATAAGTAAGGATAATTTGAAATTAGCCGAGCTAAAATTGGATAAAACTAAAAAAGATACGATTTTAAGTACAGTTCAAGCATATATTGATGTTTACGACGCAATCAGTACACTTGGAGTATTACAAAAATCGAAAGAAGCATTAGATGAAAATTATAAAATTCAGACGGAAAAATATAATTTGAGAATGGTTACAAAACCTGAATACAGAGAAGCGGAACGTGGCGTAAAAGATATGGAAGCGCAAATTGTACAGCAACAGGGAAATATTGAAATTGCAAAGGAATCTTTGGGAATATTAATTGGAATACCAGATTCAAAAAATATTGAAATAGTTCCATTTGGAGTAGAAGATAATTTTACTAAGACAGTTGACTTAAAACAAGACTTGGAAAAATTGCAAACTTTGAATACAGAATATAAGATTGCACAAAAGCAGATTGACATTACGAAAAAGAATGTAAAATTAGAAAAAGCTAGCTTTATGCCGACAATCAACGGAACAATAAACTATGGAGCATTAAATGCAAAAAATAAGCCAAAAAAATTATTTGAAACAAAAGAGTTTACATCAGTAGCAGGGGTAACATTCTCTTGGGATATTTTTGACTGGGGAAGAAGAAAGGACAATGTAAAATATGCCGAAAAAACTCAGGAGATTTCTGAAGTTAAGTCAGAACAGACACTAGATCTTGTTAAAGCAAATATGAGAAAAACATATTATCAGCTTCAGGCATTGGAAAAAAGTTTGGAAGCATTGAAAGTTGCAGTGGAAAAAGCTGAAGAGACTTATGAACTGGAAAAGGAAAGATACAAATATAACTTAATTACAATGAATAATTTGCTGGATGCAGAGGCAAAACTAAGATTAAGCCGAGTAAATTATGCAAACTCCAAATTAAAATACTACTATCTAGTATCACAGTATGGGGCATTTTTAGATTAA
- a CDS encoding efflux RND transporter periplasmic adaptor subunit — MKMKLYNKKIIVGLAILAMLAISCGKKKTQAIDNSRPVKVQIIGQNSISLGYKASGTLKGIEEVPYTATSSGEIVVINAKNGDNVRAGQVIVSIDNQTARSNVKRAASTVNTASSNINSSSAALEEARINYEKYAMLYEKRLVTETEYLNAKTQYNSAKANLNASKNNLSSARAELDSANDTNRKTVVKTNTTGTIAHMNLELHQQTSAGNQLFTVINEGEMQLEVGVSPEIISKIHVGTQAKVKIDELKGEELTGTVYEVAAAANSSSRQFTVKIKIPNSNRRLKSGMYGTASIDTGAEDGLIIPKKAIVVKGVEQVVYIVRNGKAVAIPIKITNQNEEMAAVTGNGLTAGIELIVDGQNVVQNDEKIRRVQ; from the coding sequence ATGAAAATGAAGTTATATAATAAAAAAATTATAGTAGGGCTGGCAATACTTGCGATGCTTGCAATATCTTGCGGAAAGAAAAAAACTCAGGCAATTGACAATTCAAGACCAGTAAAAGTACAAATTATTGGACAAAATTCAATTTCTTTGGGATATAAAGCGAGCGGAACTTTGAAAGGAATTGAAGAAGTCCCATATACAGCTACTTCTTCTGGAGAAATAGTTGTAATAAATGCAAAAAACGGTGATAATGTCAGAGCAGGGCAAGTCATAGTTTCAATTGACAACCAGACTGCTAGATCAAATGTGAAAAGAGCAGCTTCAACTGTAAATACAGCTTCATCAAATATCAATTCATCATCGGCAGCATTGGAAGAAGCTAGAATTAATTATGAAAAATACGCTATGTTGTATGAAAAAAGACTTGTAACAGAAACTGAATATCTAAATGCAAAAACTCAGTATAATTCAGCAAAAGCCAACCTGAATGCTTCAAAAAATAATTTAAGTTCTGCACGTGCAGAACTGGATTCAGCAAACGACACAAATAGAAAAACGGTTGTAAAAACTAATACAACAGGAACTATTGCACATATGAATTTGGAACTGCATCAGCAAACTTCAGCAGGAAATCAATTATTTACTGTAATAAATGAAGGGGAAATGCAGCTGGAAGTTGGAGTTTCACCTGAAATAATTAGCAAAATTCATGTTGGAACGCAAGCCAAAGTAAAAATTGATGAACTAAAAGGGGAAGAATTGACGGGAACTGTGTATGAAGTAGCTGCAGCAGCAAATTCATCAAGTAGACAATTTACAGTAAAAATCAAAATTCCTAATTCAAACAGAAGGCTAAAAAGTGGAATGTATGGAACTGCAAGTATAGATACAGGAGCTGAAGACGGATTAATTATTCCTAAAAAAGCTATTGTCGTAAAAGGTGTGGAACAAGTAGTTTACATTGTTAGAAATGGGAAGGCAGTTGCAATTCCTATAAAAATAACTAATCAGAATGAAGAAATGGCAGCAGTTACTGGAAATGGATTAACAGCTGGAATAGAATTGATAGTTGATGGACAGAATGTTGTTCAGAATGATGAAAAAATAAGAAGAGTACAATAG